Below is a window of Roseofilum reptotaenium CS-1145 DNA.
CTGACCAGGCTTTGAGCCATACAATCACTTCTATTTTCCTATGGTTTCTCGTTTTTCTCCAGTTTTTTTCCGGGTAAATATTCCCTCCACTTGGTCTCATTATCTATGCTACACTTTGTCGTGCGGAATGTGGGTTTCAACTTGCACATTGGGCAATAATTGTGCGATGGCGGATGGTGTTGGGTTGAATAGAGGGCGTTTTAAACCCAGCATCGGTTAAGGCTTGGGCAATATCTAAAGTGAAATATTCATCCATGCAGGGTTCTGTGCTTTTGAGAAGGGTAAACACATAGCGCGGCATGGTTGCATAAACTTCTGACTGGGGATTCATATCCATAATCGCCAGATAACCCTGGGGACGCAAAAGCCGCCGAGCTTCGCGGAAAATTTGATGGGTGGCTTCTTGGGGTAATTCATGGCAAATGAGAAAGAGGGAAACCAAATCAAAGGAAGCATCGGGAAGTCCGGTTTCTTCTGCACGAGCATGAATCCAACGGTTGGGTTTTTTTTGCTGGCTCTGTCTCTGTTCGGCTCGATATCCAGCTACAGCGAGGAAGTAGGGAGATAAATCCAGTCCGGTGACGGTGGCGTTGGGATAGATGTCTTGGAGGGCAAAGGTACTCATGCCAATGCTACAGCCCACATCTAGAATGTCTTGGGGGGCGGGGGTTAGCTGTTCGAGCAGGATTTGATGATAGGTTTGGCGTAAGCGTTCATCTCCTTTGGCTCCCGCATCTTTCCAGAGTTGGGCATGAACGGCTTTGGCGGCGACTTCTGCTTCTAAGGCGGCTTCCCAACAGAGATCGCCTTTATCGTAAGCATGGAAGGGTTGCAGGTAATAGTCAGGGTAGGTGATGTTGGGGTTTTGGATGGCTTGTAGTCGGGGAGTCCAATCAATGGTTTGCAGGGTTTTGACTTCTTCTCGCCAAGGAACGCCAATTTTTTCGGCGCGTTTGATGATCATTTTGCGGGCTTGCTGTTTTGCTAGGGTGGCGAGGGGTTTAATGGAGAGAATACCGTTAATCAGGTTAGAGGTGAGGCGGGCTGTAGTCATACAACGTATGTTTCAGAGTATGTGTACAGCTTTATTATTGTCTTGGATGGCATACTGGGCAAATGTTAAGTTAGGTCAAGATAGTTTTGATGTAGAGCCGATCGCAGCGAGGGGTTTCGACTCCGGTTGCTCTCTGGTATCCCCTGCTCTCATAAAGGGAGATCGCTTCTTGGAGGACGGATGCTGTTTCTACCCAAATCTGTTGATACCCTTGGGATTGAATGGTTGATTCTAAAGTATCTAAGAGGAAAGAGCCAAGTCCTTGTCCACGGGCGGAGGGCAATAAATACATTTTGCGAATTTCTACAGCTTTGTACCCTTTAGATATGGGGTGATACCCCCCAGTGCCTATCAGTTGGAGATCGCTTTCAATGACCCAAAATTCTCCGCCGGCTTGCCAATATGCACTTTTGACTTCTAGAGCATCACAATCGGCTCCTTCGGGTTCCCAAGTGAGACCATATTCGGCTAAAACAGAACTGATTAGGGTGGCAACAGATTGGCGATCGCTAGGTTGCCAATCTCGAATTAAATAATTACGGTAAACTTGTCTCACGGCTGTATAGATGGATATGTCCACCAAAAGTTTAAGCGATCATGACTCCCTTAGTTGAAAACTTACTCAAGCTATATCTGCCTTTGATTGGCTGGACACTATTAGGATGGGGTATCGGCAAATTTTTGATTAGTACCCTATTACCCAAGAACAGTAGTTCCTATTTAGGGAAAGGATTATTTTTGTTTGGTGTACCCATTAGTATTGTGGCATTTTTACGCAAAACGGATCTTTCCGGCGGAATTTGGATTGCGCCGTTAACCGCTTGGATTGCCGTCGGTGTGGGTGCAGCCTTTGCCTGGACTTGGATTGATCTGGGGGTGAGCGATGAGCGCTTACGAGACATTGCCAGAGGTTTAAATCCAGCCCTAGAAGGTCCTCAAATTACTGTGATTAATAGTCAATGGAGTCAAGCGACTCAAGGCAGCTTTATGCTGGCGATGATGTGTGGCAATACTGGGTATTTAGGTATTCCTGTGGTTTTAGGGTTAGTGGGAGTAGACTACATTGCCTGGGGGTTATTCTACGATCTCTTAGGATCGGCGATCGCGGTTTATGTGGTTGGGGTTGCCCTCGCTGCCTACTTTGGTAGCAGCGATCAAAAGCAAGAATCTATATTACAAAGAGTCTTTAAAGCTACCCGAAATAATCCTGCGTTTTGGAGCCTATTATTTGGCTTAGGATTTCGCTATGTCCCTCTACCTGAGACCGTGGAAATAACTTTATATAATGCGGCTTGGACTGTGACTAGGATTGCCTTGGTATTAATTGGGATTAAACTGAGTGAACTCCAAACCCTAGGAAAGCTTAAACAAGCCTCAACTTGTTTGTTGATTAAAATGATATTAGCTCCACTCGTTGTCGGAACCGGATTGATGTTTTTTGGTGTTGATGGTGCGCCTCGATTAGCTATGGTTTTGCAAATGTCTATGCCCCCTTCATTTGCAACTTTAGTGATTGCGCAAAACTATCATTTGGACGAAGATTTAGCCGTGACCTGTTTGGCTCTTGGCTGTATCATCTTGTTGTTCACTTTCCCCATTTGGGTTTGGTTATTTGGGGTATAGTGTCGTTCCTAAGAAATTAGTTTAATTCCGTCTTATATTCTTGGGTTACATTGGATTATTTCAGATTTTATCTCTCCTTCTGTATAGGCAAAAATAATGATTCATCAATCCTCAAAAATATCCTCTACAAAT
It encodes the following:
- a CDS encoding class I SAM-dependent methyltransferase, producing the protein MTTARLTSNLINGILSIKPLATLAKQQARKMIIKRAEKIGVPWREEVKTLQTIDWTPRLQAIQNPNITYPDYYLQPFHAYDKGDLCWEAALEAEVAAKAVHAQLWKDAGAKGDERLRQTYHQILLEQLTPAPQDILDVGCSIGMSTFALQDIYPNATVTGLDLSPYFLAVAGYRAEQRQSQQKKPNRWIHARAEETGLPDASFDLVSLFLICHELPQEATHQIFREARRLLRPQGYLAIMDMNPQSEVYATMPRYVFTLLKSTEPCMDEYFTLDIAQALTDAGFKTPSIQPNTIRHRTIIAQCAS
- a CDS encoding GNAT family N-acetyltransferase; translated protein: MRQVYRNYLIRDWQPSDRQSVATLISSVLAEYGLTWEPEGADCDALEVKSAYWQAGGEFWVIESDLQLIGTGGYHPISKGYKAVEIRKMYLLPSARGQGLGSFLLDTLESTIQSQGYQQIWVETASVLQEAISLYESRGYQRATGVETPRCDRLYIKTILT
- a CDS encoding AEC family transporter; translated protein: MTPLVENLLKLYLPLIGWTLLGWGIGKFLISTLLPKNSSSYLGKGLFLFGVPISIVAFLRKTDLSGGIWIAPLTAWIAVGVGAAFAWTWIDLGVSDERLRDIARGLNPALEGPQITVINSQWSQATQGSFMLAMMCGNTGYLGIPVVLGLVGVDYIAWGLFYDLLGSAIAVYVVGVALAAYFGSSDQKQESILQRVFKATRNNPAFWSLLFGLGFRYVPLPETVEITLYNAAWTVTRIALVLIGIKLSELQTLGKLKQASTCLLIKMILAPLVVGTGLMFFGVDGAPRLAMVLQMSMPPSFATLVIAQNYHLDEDLAVTCLALGCIILLFTFPIWVWLFGV